A stretch of the Glutamicibacter sp. JL.03c genome encodes the following:
- the prpB gene encoding methylisocitrate lyase codes for MLYSTKTPAAKRQALRELLTPGAARQFPGAFNPLSAKLISEKQFDGIYISGAVLANDLGLPDIGLTSLTEVATRAGQIARMSDLPAIVDADTGFGEPMNVARTIQELEYAGLAGCHIEDQFNPKRCGHLDGKNVVDTATMLKRIAAAADARIDENFLIMARTDIRAVEGLDAAIDRAKAMVDAGADAIFPEAMKNVAEFEAVCNAVDVPVLANMTEFGKSELFNRQELADAGVALIIYPVTLLRSAMGAAERVLDAISEDGTQQREVDNMLTRSRLYELVDYEAYNRFDTGIFNFQVPTLDIDSNSANL; via the coding sequence ATGTTGTACTCAACGAAGACTCCTGCCGCGAAGCGGCAAGCGCTGCGCGAATTGCTCACCCCGGGGGCTGCCCGCCAGTTCCCCGGCGCCTTCAACCCGCTCTCGGCCAAGCTGATCAGCGAGAAGCAGTTTGACGGCATCTACATCTCCGGCGCAGTGCTCGCCAACGATCTGGGCCTGCCCGATATCGGGCTGACCTCGTTGACAGAGGTAGCCACGCGTGCCGGGCAGATCGCCCGCATGTCCGACTTGCCGGCGATCGTGGATGCCGACACCGGCTTCGGCGAACCCATGAACGTGGCCCGCACCATCCAAGAGCTGGAATACGCCGGGCTGGCTGGCTGCCATATCGAGGACCAGTTCAACCCGAAGCGTTGCGGCCACCTGGACGGCAAGAATGTGGTGGATACCGCCACCATGCTCAAGCGCATCGCTGCCGCCGCCGACGCGCGCATCGATGAGAACTTCCTGATCATGGCCCGCACCGACATCCGCGCGGTGGAAGGCCTGGACGCTGCAATCGACCGGGCCAAGGCCATGGTGGATGCCGGCGCCGACGCGATCTTCCCCGAAGCGATGAAGAACGTCGCCGAGTTCGAGGCCGTGTGCAACGCGGTGGACGTACCGGTTTTGGCGAATATGACCGAGTTCGGCAAGTCCGAACTGTTCAACCGCCAGGAGCTGGCCGACGCCGGTGTCGCGTTGATCATCTACCCGGTCACGTTGCTGCGCAGCGCCATGGGCGCGGCCGAACGTGTGCTGGATGCGATCAGCGAAGATGGCACCCAGCAGCGCGAGGTGGATAACATGTTAACCAGGTCACGTCTCTACGAGCTCGTGGACTACGAAGCCTACAACCGCTTTGACACCGGAATTTTCAATTTCCAGGTCCCGACCTTGGACATTGATTCCAATAGCGCGAACCTCTAG
- a CDS encoding MmgE/PrpD family protein, which translates to MIKHPVRVYRSEENLAREDQLAHKIAAVAADPVEVTAEVTDMIINRIIDNASVAIASLNRGPIVAARAQALTHAPSTGGSGASVFGITEKVSPEWAAWANGVAVRELDYHDTFLAAEYSHPGDNIPPILAVAQHAGASGKELIRGIATGYEIQVDLVKAICLHKHKIDHVAHLGPSAAAGIGTLLGLDVETIFQAVGQGLHTTTATRQSRKGEISTWKAHAPAFAGKMAVEAADRAMRGQTSPVPIYEGEDGVIAWMLDGKDAAYEVPLPEAGEAKRAILDTYTKEHSAEYQAQAWIDLARKLHNEHPEAADPKNVASVLIKTSHHTHYVIGSGANDPQKYDPTASRETLDHSIPYIFTVALQDGAWHHVDSYSPARAGRADTVELWHKVTTEEDPEWTRRYHSLDIAEKAFGGSVEITLADGTVITDEIAVADAHPLGARPFAREQYINKFRTLATGLVDDAEIDRFIAAAENLENLAAGELDQLNIIAAAGVIDPAAAPKGLF; encoded by the coding sequence ATGATCAAGCACCCTGTACGCGTATACCGCTCCGAGGAGAACCTGGCTCGCGAAGACCAGCTGGCACATAAGATCGCTGCCGTCGCCGCCGATCCGGTAGAGGTCACCGCCGAAGTGACCGACATGATCATCAACCGCATCATCGACAATGCCTCGGTGGCCATCGCTTCGCTGAACCGAGGCCCCATCGTGGCCGCCCGCGCGCAAGCGCTGACCCACGCGCCATCCACCGGCGGATCCGGCGCCTCGGTCTTCGGCATCACCGAAAAAGTCTCCCCCGAATGGGCCGCCTGGGCCAACGGCGTGGCCGTGCGCGAACTGGACTACCACGACACCTTCCTGGCTGCCGAATACTCCCACCCGGGCGATAACATCCCGCCGATCCTGGCCGTAGCCCAGCACGCAGGAGCTTCGGGCAAGGAGTTGATCCGCGGCATCGCCACCGGCTACGAAATCCAGGTGGATCTGGTCAAGGCCATCTGCCTGCACAAGCACAAGATCGACCACGTCGCGCACCTGGGCCCATCGGCGGCCGCTGGCATCGGCACCCTGCTGGGTCTGGATGTCGAGACCATCTTCCAGGCCGTTGGCCAGGGGCTGCACACCACCACCGCTACCCGCCAGTCGCGCAAGGGCGAAATCTCCACCTGGAAGGCCCATGCCCCGGCCTTCGCCGGCAAGATGGCTGTCGAAGCTGCCGACCGCGCCATGCGCGGCCAGACCTCCCCAGTGCCGATCTACGAAGGCGAAGACGGCGTGATCGCATGGATGCTCGATGGCAAGGACGCCGCCTACGAGGTTCCGCTGCCAGAGGCTGGCGAAGCCAAGCGCGCCATCCTCGACACCTACACCAAGGAACACTCGGCCGAATACCAGGCCCAGGCCTGGATCGACCTGGCTCGCAAGCTGCACAACGAGCACCCGGAAGCTGCCGATCCGAAGAACGTGGCCTCGGTGCTGATCAAGACCAGCCACCACACCCACTACGTCATCGGCTCCGGCGCCAACGACCCGCAGAAGTACGATCCGACCGCCAGCCGCGAGACCCTGGACCACTCGATTCCATATATCTTCACCGTCGCATTGCAGGACGGCGCTTGGCATCACGTGGATTCCTACTCGCCAGCGCGTGCCGGCCGTGCCGACACCGTCGAGCTGTGGCACAAGGTCACCACCGAGGAAGACCCGGAGTGGACCCGCCGCTACCACTCGCTGGACATCGCGGAGAAGGCCTTCGGCGGCTCGGTGGAAATCACCTTGGCCGACGGCACCGTGATCACCGATGAGATTGCAGTGGCCGACGCGCACCCGCTGGGCGCACGTCCCTTCGCCCGCGAACAGTACATCAACAAGTTCCGCACGCTGGCCACCGGCCTAGTGGACGACGCTGAAATCGACCGCTTCATCGCGGCCGCCGAAAACCTGGAAAACCTCGCCGCCGGTGAACTGGACCAGTTGAACATCATTGCCGCAGCCGGCGTGATCGATCCTGCGGCCGCACCGAAGGGCCTGTTCTAA
- a CDS encoding AMP-binding protein, producing the protein MAQEYRRAFAQATHDPAAFWLQAAQDLQWDVAPQAAIDDSRKPLYSWFPDGKLNLSVNALDRHVAAGRGENTALIYDSAMLGSVESYTYAQLLSEVETFAGVLAGRGVTTGDRVLIYLPMIPQAVIAMLACARLGAVHSVVFGGFAPKELAARITDCAPVAVVTASGGIEPSRRIEYLPAVAEALSLAEPAVKDVIVAHRDGFEHGLAEYRNQPINGQQITWLDWDEQAQQAAPAAAVPVPSTHPLYVLYTSGTTGAPKGVVRDTGGYGTALQYSMNAIYDVHPGDTMFTASDVGWVVGHSYIVYAPLIAGATTVLYEGKPVGTPDAGAIGRIIEDHGVTTMFTAPTALRAVRKADPQGALIASHDLSSLRALFVAGERLDPETFHFASDLLRIPVVDNWWQTETGWPIAANPLGLEALPAKAGSPTTPVPGFTVQIRDGLGEQLPAGQEGNIVVRLPLPPGALTTLWGNDQRFIDTYLAQIEGCYLTGDSGFLDEDGYLFVMGRTDDVINVSGHRLSTGAIEQVLSSHPAVAECAVIGLADALKGQRASGYVVLKSGVQIDDETLAREIVALVRQQIGAVADFREVTVVAALPKTRSGKILRKTMRQIADGKEYTVPSTIEDPAVLDELVPLLRAQV; encoded by the coding sequence ATGGCACAGGAATACCGTCGGGCCTTTGCCCAAGCCACCCATGACCCCGCTGCTTTCTGGCTGCAAGCGGCCCAGGATCTCCAATGGGACGTTGCTCCGCAGGCGGCCATCGACGACTCGCGCAAGCCGCTGTATTCATGGTTCCCCGACGGGAAGCTCAACCTCTCGGTCAACGCGCTGGATCGCCACGTCGCCGCAGGCCGCGGGGAGAACACCGCACTGATCTACGATTCCGCCATGCTCGGCAGCGTCGAATCGTACACCTATGCCCAGCTGCTCAGTGAAGTCGAGACCTTCGCCGGCGTGCTGGCCGGACGCGGTGTCACGACGGGGGACCGCGTGCTGATCTACTTGCCGATGATCCCGCAGGCCGTGATCGCCATGCTCGCTTGCGCTCGACTCGGCGCCGTGCATTCGGTGGTCTTTGGCGGCTTTGCCCCGAAGGAACTGGCGGCCCGTATTACCGACTGCGCGCCGGTCGCGGTGGTCACCGCCTCCGGCGGCATCGAGCCGAGCAGGCGCATCGAATACCTGCCGGCGGTGGCCGAGGCGCTGTCGCTGGCAGAACCAGCGGTTAAGGACGTGATCGTGGCCCACCGCGACGGGTTCGAGCATGGCCTCGCCGAATACCGGAATCAGCCGATCAACGGCCAGCAGATCACCTGGCTGGACTGGGATGAGCAGGCGCAGCAGGCAGCTCCCGCCGCGGCCGTGCCAGTGCCATCGACCCATCCGCTCTATGTGCTGTATACCTCGGGCACCACCGGTGCGCCCAAGGGAGTGGTCCGTGATACCGGTGGCTACGGCACAGCGCTGCAATACTCGATGAACGCCATCTATGATGTGCATCCCGGGGACACCATGTTCACCGCCTCCGATGTCGGCTGGGTCGTCGGCCACTCCTACATCGTGTACGCGCCGCTGATCGCCGGAGCCACCACGGTGCTCTATGAAGGCAAGCCGGTGGGCACGCCCGATGCCGGAGCTATTGGGCGCATTATCGAGGACCACGGGGTCACAACGATGTTCACCGCGCCAACTGCTTTGCGGGCCGTGCGCAAGGCGGATCCGCAGGGGGCGCTGATCGCCAGCCATGACCTGTCCAGCCTGCGGGCGCTGTTTGTCGCCGGAGAGCGCCTGGACCCGGAAACCTTCCACTTCGCCTCCGATCTTCTGCGGATTCCCGTGGTGGACAACTGGTGGCAGACCGAGACCGGCTGGCCGATCGCCGCGAATCCGCTGGGGCTGGAAGCCCTGCCGGCCAAGGCGGGATCGCCCACCACCCCGGTGCCTGGTTTCACGGTGCAGATTCGCGATGGCCTGGGCGAGCAGCTGCCGGCGGGCCAGGAGGGAAATATTGTTGTCCGCCTGCCGTTGCCACCCGGTGCCTTGACCACGCTGTGGGGCAACGACCAGCGCTTTATCGACACGTATCTGGCGCAAATCGAGGGATGCTACCTGACCGGGGACTCGGGGTTCCTGGATGAGGACGGCTACCTCTTCGTGATGGGCCGCACCGATGACGTGATCAACGTTTCCGGGCACCGGCTGTCCACCGGCGCCATCGAGCAGGTGCTGTCCAGCCATCCGGCGGTCGCGGAATGCGCCGTGATCGGCCTGGCGGATGCGCTCAAGGGGCAACGCGCCAGCGGCTATGTGGTGCTCAAATCCGGCGTGCAGATCGATGACGAAACATTGGCGCGGGAAATTGTCGCCCTCGTGCGCCAGCAGATCGGTGCCGTGGCGGACTTCCGCGAAGTCACTGTGGTCGCGGCGTTGCCGAAGACCCGTTCGGGCAAAATCCTGCGCAAGACCATGCGCCAGATTGCCGACGGCAAGGAGTACACCGTTCCATCCACCATCGAAGACCCTGCAGTGCTCGATGAATTGGTGCCGCTGCTGCGTGCGCAAGTCTAG
- a CDS encoding GntR family transcriptional regulator: MRASDKVYESLRADIVEWRLAPGTVLAEVEQSERLGVSRTPVREALGRLVADGLAVQQRGRGTVVSEVSEDHVEDLFVLRVALECASARQAAGSAQRASFAVLAQRFELAAHEVEIPGTREAYYRLVQLLDDSIDEAANNKYLSNALRTLRVHLQRVRRMAKDNPERLKASAGEHAAIARAIASGNPEVAAAATTVHLHQSLTHIMAHAAGSERQ; the protein is encoded by the coding sequence ATGAGAGCAAGCGACAAGGTCTACGAGAGCCTGCGCGCCGACATTGTCGAATGGCGCTTGGCCCCGGGTACCGTACTTGCCGAAGTTGAGCAGTCAGAACGCCTGGGGGTGTCGCGGACGCCCGTTCGAGAAGCGCTGGGGCGGCTGGTTGCCGACGGACTGGCAGTACAGCAACGCGGACGCGGCACGGTCGTCTCGGAGGTCAGCGAAGACCATGTGGAAGACCTGTTCGTCCTGCGCGTGGCACTGGAATGCGCCAGCGCTCGGCAAGCTGCCGGCTCTGCGCAACGCGCAAGCTTCGCAGTACTGGCGCAGCGTTTCGAGCTTGCCGCCCACGAGGTCGAGATCCCGGGAACCCGCGAGGCCTACTACCGGCTAGTGCAGCTGCTCGATGATTCCATCGACGAAGCAGCGAACAACAAATACCTGTCCAACGCACTGCGCACCCTGCGAGTCCACCTGCAAAGGGTGAGGCGCATGGCCAAGGACAATCCGGAACGGCTCAAGGCCTCCGCCGGCGAACACGCCGCCATAGCGCGAGCGATTGCCAGCGGGAATCCCGAGGTTGCCGCGGCGGCCACCACAGTTCACCTGCACCAATCCCTCACCCACATCATGGCCCACGCGGCCGGATCAGAAAGGCAATGA